In Phlebotomus papatasi isolate M1 chromosome 1, Ppap_2.1, whole genome shotgun sequence, the following proteins share a genomic window:
- the LOC129810156 gene encoding uncharacterized protein LOC129810156, whose translation MNKLIYFVLLCVPICLNQVPPVACAYNPDILGSLENVRKAYPSLNLKNMLNLIEANNEFLKKEDLLDDKRAKRYTGVIPEVLVSNGVREDHEGLKDSENVRKFGLDAVQESPWLIFLLTEKSNKYMTPRLGRDASGDNGSDSQRTRPPFAPRLGKKSLPFSPRLGRQMLSNFGDQ comes from the exons ATGAACAAGTTGATTTATTTTGTGCTGCTCTGTGTACCAATTTGCTTAAATCAAGTGCCACCAGTTGCGTGTGCATACAATCCGGATATTCTAGGCAGTCTGGAGAATGTAAGGAAAGCATATCCATCTCTAAATCTCAAGAATATGCTGAACCTCATTGAGGCCAACAATGAATTCCTCAAGAAAGAAGATTTGTTGGACGATAAGAGAGCTAAACGATACACAGGAGTGATTCCTGAAGTTCTCGTATCCAATGGAGTTCGTGAAGATCATGAAGGCCTCAAAGACAGCGAAAATGTCAGGAAATTTGGATTAGATGCTGTCCAGGAGTCTCCATGGCTCATCTTCTTGCTCACAG AAAAGTCCAATAAGTACATGACACCGCGTCTTGGACGAGATGCATCTGGAGACAATGGATCAGATTCACAAAGGACAAGACCACCATTTGCACCCAGACTCGGCAAGAAGTCCTTACCCTTCTCTCCCAGACTCGGAAGGCAAATGTTGAGCAACTTTGGTGACCAATAA